A stretch of DNA from Gymnodinialimonas sp. 57CJ19:
CTGCGCGCCGTGCAACTGCCCCAAAAGGCGGCGCTGCTGGAACTGATCGACGCGCTGCGCGATGGTCCCAAACCAATGGTAATCCACTGCAAATCCGGCGCGGATCGCACGGGCTTCGCAGCCATTGTGTACCTTCATGTCTTCAAGGGCGTGCCTCTTGCACAAGCGCGGGAACAGTTGGCGTTGAAATACATGCATAACCCTTTCGGGCGCGCGGGCGTGGTTAATCTGCTTCTCGACAGCTACGCCGAAGCCCATGCCGCCACCCGTATCGGGTTTGAGGCCTGGGTGCGCGACGTCTACGACCCGGAAAGCCTTTCCGCTTAAACTTGAACTTGAACTTAAACTTGAACGCAAACGGGGCCCCCGAAGGAGCCCCGCCTGTAACGCAATGCTTGGCGCTTATTCCGCCGCGACTGACTCGCGTGCAAGGTTGCGCAGCACATAGTGCAGCACGCCGCCGTTCTCGATGTACTCGATCTCGACACCGGTATCGATCCGGCACTTCAGCGTGATCTCTTTCGTGCCGCCGTCGCCCATGGTGATCGTCGCAGGCACTTCCGCCAGCGGGGTCACGCTGTCGAGGCCGTGGATCGACACCGTCTCGTCGCCCTTCAGGCCCAGGGTCTTGCGCGTGTCACCGCCGGTGAACTCGAACGGGATCACGCCCATGCCCACAAGGTTGCTGCGGTGAATACGCTCGAACGACTCCGCGATGACCGCCTTGACGCCCAACAGGTTGGTGCCCTTGGCCGCCCAGTCGCGCGAGGACCCCGCGCCGTACTGCTCACCGCCGAAGATCACCAGCGGGGTGCCCTGCTCCTGATAGGCCATCGCCGCATCGAAGATCGAGGTCTGCTCGCCGTCCGGCCCAAGGGTATAGCCGCCCTCCACGCCGTCCAGCATCTCGTTCTTGATCCGGATGTTGGCGAACGTGCCGCGCATCATCACCTCGTGGTTGCCACGACGGCTGCCGTATGAGTTGAACTCCCGCACCGGCACCTGACGCTCCACCAGGTACTGGCCTGCGGGGTGCGATTCTTTGAACGAACCGGCCGGGCTGATGTGGTCGGTGGTGATGAAATCACCCAACACCGCCAACACCTTGGCGCCCTCGATGTTCTCGATCTTCTTGGTGTCCATCGTCATGCCCTGGAAATAGGGCGGGTTCTGGATGTAGGTCGATTGTGCCGGCCAGTCGTAGGTCTCCTGCTGCGGCACGTCCACGGCCTGCCATTTCTCGTCGCCCTCGAAGACCGATGCGTACTTCTCCTGGAAGGCTTCCCGCGTCACCGTCTTCTCCACCAGTTCCGCGACTTCCTGCGTCGTGGGCCAGATGTCTTTCAGGTAAACGTCGTTGCCGTCCTTGTCCTTGCCCAGCGAGTCCTTGGTCAGATCGACATTCATGTCACCAACCAACGCGTAGGCCACGACCAGCGGCGGCGACGCCAGGTAGTTGGCGCGCACGTCCGGGCTGATCCGACCCTCGAAGTTGCGGTTGCCCGACAGGACAGAGGTCGCAATGATGTCGCCCTCGTTTACCGCTTCCGACAGTTCCTTCTGGATCGGGCCAGAGTTGCCGATGCAGGTCGTGCAGCCATAGCCGACAAGGTTGAAGCCGATGGCGTCCAGATCGTCCTGCAGATCGGCCGCTTCCAGATAGGCCGACACCACCTGAGAGCCGGGCGCGAGCGATGTCTTCACCCAGGGCTTCCGCGTCAGGCCCAAGGCCCGCGCCTTGCGCGCCACAAGGCCCGCGCCGATCATCACATAGGGGTTGGACGTGTTGGTGCACGAGGTGATCGAAGCGATCACGATTGTTCCGTCGTGGATCGTGTAATCCTCGCCCTTGACCTTGGCACGCTTGTGCTTGCCCTTGTCGCCGGGGATGTCGCGCGGGGCCAGCGCGCCGCCCTCGTCCGCCCATTCTTCCTTGTCCTCGTCGTCGGCCTTCCAGCCGGGACGCTCGCCGGTGACATATTCACCAAAGACCTCGGCAGCTTCCGTCAGGGCCACAT
This window harbors:
- a CDS encoding tyrosine-protein phosphatase encodes the protein MTQTPPSRSTLSTWFQYWLKDHGLLRGFWRNFHKLDDDVWRHNHPSAARLARLKEMGAASVLSLRGKDSTHSAREAEICAALGLEFHAIALRAVQLPQKAALLELIDALRDGPKPMVIHCKSGADRTGFAAIVYLHVFKGVPLAQAREQLALKYMHNPFGRAGVVNLLLDSYAEAHAATRIGFEAWVRDVYDPESLSA
- the acnA gene encoding aconitate hydratase AcnA; the protein is MPITVGHDQSKTRKTLTVGDQSVAYYSIAAAEAAGLGDFSKLPAALKVVLENMLRFEDGNTVSVDDIKAFSEWATKGGKNPREIAYRPARVLMQDFTGVPAVVDLAAMRDGIKNLGGDPQKINPLNPVDLVIDHSVMIDEFGNPRAFQMNVDREYERNMERYTFLKWGQTAFNNFRVVPPGTGICHQVNLEYLAQTVWTDTDQNGETVAYPDTLVGTDSHTTMVNGAAVLGWGVGGIEAEAAMLGQPISMLIPEVVGFELTGAMMEGTTGTDLVLKVVEMLRARGVVGKFVEFYGKGLDNLPLADRATIANMAPEYGATCGFFPIDGETLRYLRTTGRDEDRIALVEAYAKENGFWRGDDYAPIYTDTLHLDMGTIVPAISGPKRPQDYVALTEAAEVFGEYVTGERPGWKADDEDKEEWADEGGALAPRDIPGDKGKHKRAKVKGEDYTIHDGTIVIASITSCTNTSNPYVMIGAGLVARKARALGLTRKPWVKTSLAPGSQVVSAYLEAADLQDDLDAIGFNLVGYGCTTCIGNSGPIQKELSEAVNEGDIIATSVLSGNRNFEGRISPDVRANYLASPPLVVAYALVGDMNVDLTKDSLGKDKDGNDVYLKDIWPTTQEVAELVEKTVTREAFQEKYASVFEGDEKWQAVDVPQQETYDWPAQSTYIQNPPYFQGMTMDTKKIENIEGAKVLAVLGDFITTDHISPAGSFKESHPAGQYLVERQVPVREFNSYGSRRGNHEVMMRGTFANIRIKNEMLDGVEGGYTLGPDGEQTSIFDAAMAYQEQGTPLVIFGGEQYGAGSSRDWAAKGTNLLGVKAVIAESFERIHRSNLVGMGVIPFEFTGGDTRKTLGLKGDETVSIHGLDSVTPLAEVPATITMGDGGTKEITLKCRIDTGVEIEYIENGGVLHYVLRNLARESVAAE